The genomic DNA TGCGATATTTCTTGCGGACGGTCCGAAATTACTGATACACGGTAAAAGCAGCCGTGGAGAACAACAACCTTCCTAAGATAACTCACTAGCGTTGTAATATGTAAAGAAAAGGAATGAATACAATCGAAGCCAACTGATGCGTAAATAgtgccttttttattttttgatttGAATGCCAGATCCGGAACTAACTATTTTTTCTGCATCTAAAAAACTGACGTATGGGAGACATACATTTctgaaaattattcaaatttcgcCTGATTTGTTCTACTCCTActtattatttttctattgATGGTTATCCGAAATCGTTTTCTATGACATTAAATTTTGTGATCGACTGCATGGGTAAGATCTACTGAAAGAAATATGTATCCCCTTTTTCATAACTTCTTAGGGAAATCCAATTTTTGACTCCGAAAGAAACGACCTTTTGAAACAGACAGCTGCTCCGTTTCGTGTACCAGGAGAGAATCCGACAAAGGAGCTCACAAAATTCGATCctccgattttttttccgttcgCATACTTCCTCGTTGGTTGAgaaaaaatcctccaaaaaGTACCAGCCGAACGATCTTCGAcaccaggagagcatccatCCAAGGAGGTATGCTCCCGATCGAAAACATCCGGCCCGATCCCAACTGGTCGAAGGAAAAAGTGCTCCCGAAAAGAACCAGTTTTTCGATTCTCGTTACCAGGAGAGCATGCATTTCAGGAGGTATCATTTCGATCTCGAAACTGCCCCGACCAGACAAGCAAAATTTCTCCGAAAAGTACCAGGTTTTCGATTCTCGCtaccaggagagcatccacCAAGGAGGTTGTACTATTTTCGATGGAGATCATCCAGCACGTTAGGCAAATTTAGGGGAAACATCGTTCATCTCTTTCGCGCACTTGAAATGCGCCATCCACCTTGTTAGTATTTTATATAGCGGTCTCTTTTCGGCATAGTGTATAGGGGCGCCCAATACTCAAGCATGATCTTCTACTACAGTGTATGTCATTAGTGTAAAGCCGCTCGTACTTtacagattttgttttgttatgagTTAATATTTTTAACTGGGTCAAACGCCTTTTCATCTTAATCATTTCatcttttttatgctttattGATTTAACCAACCGGATTTTTAAAAGTTATTTTTAATACCTAAAAtactttattttcctttttacttTCAAAAGAGCTTTTCATTTCAAACTCTCTTGACAACATGCAGCATAAATATGTATACACTCTCCACTTATCTAACATTTAGAGCATGTACAaaaagagtgagagaaaatATCTCGTATGTGAAAAAACAGGCTTTCATTGCCTGCATAACATATATCTTACtctaataaatataaaaataaaaaatccagTTTATATATTTAagtcgtttttttatttataaaaacttAAAACCAAGTATGCATAAAGCATGTAGCACACTGTACCATTGTCACACACAGGTGCACGATCGATTAGTGTACGAGAGTCGCATGAAGATGgatttctctctttctattcGCTAGTGTCATCGCAGGTTCTTTCATTCTCGCACTTTATCATCGAACGTGCGACAGGACATCTGTTGGTAAGAGCTATCGTATTGGTATCAACCTCTAGaaaaatagagaaagagagagtgagagagaaagagggagagtAGATCGATAGAATTTGTTCTTCTCTGTCGATAAAAGTGCAATGTGTGAGTCGATCTCGcagtacaaataaataatgacGCCATTTCGTTATCGAGCTCAGTCCTTCCGAGCATGCGGATCAGTTCGCAACAGGTTTGACTGTCGCTAGATCAGCGCTTGAATGCCGGATCTGCATTGTTTCTGTATTTTAAATTCAAGAATAGAACGCAAGagaaatatatttataaaaattattcaaatttcgcCTGATTTTTTCTACTCATAATCATTATTTATCTATTGATGGTTATCCGAAATCGTTATCTATGGCATTAAATTTTGTGATCGGTTGCATGGGTAAGATCTACTGAAAGAAATATGTATCCCCTTTTTCATAACTTCTTAGGGAAATCCAATTTTTGACTCCGAAAGAAACGACCTTTTGAAACAGACAGCTGCTCCGTTTCGTGTACCAGGAGAGAATCCGACAAAGGAGCTCACAAAATTCGATCctccgattttttttccgttcgCATACTTCCTCGTTGGTTGAgaaaaaatcctccaaaaaGTACCAGCCGAACGATCTTCGAcaccaggagagcatccatCCAAGGAGGTATGCTCCCGATCGAAAACATCCGGCCCGATCCCAACTGGTCGAAGGAAAAAGTGCTCCCGAAAAGAACCAGTTTTTCGATTCTCGTTACCAGGAGAGCATGCATTTCAGGAGGTATCATTTCGATCTCGAAACTGCCCCGACCAGACAAGCAAAATTTCTCCGAAAAGTACCAGGTTTTCGATTCTCGCtaccaggagagcatccacCAAGGAGGTTGTACTATTTTCGATGGAGATCATCCAGCACGTTAGGCAAATTTAGGGGAAACATCGTTCATCTCTTTCGCGCACTTGAAATGCGCCATCCACCTTGTTAGTATTTTATATAGCGGTCTCTTTTCGGCATAGTGTATAGGGGCGCCCAATACTCAAGCATGATCTTCTACTACAGTGTATGTCATTAGTGTAAAGCCGCTCGTACTTtacagattttgttttgttatgagTTAATATTTTTAACTGGGTCAAACGCCTTTTCATCTTAATCATTTCatcttttttatgctttattGATTTAACCAACCGGATTTTTAAAAGTTATTTTTAATACCTAAAAtactttattttcctttttacttTCAAAAGAGCTTTTCATTTCAAACTCTCTTGACAACATGCAGCATAAATATGTATACACTCTCCACTTATCTAACATTTAGAGCATGTACAaaaagagtgagagaaaatATCTCGTATGCGAAAAAACAGGCTTTCATTGCCTGCATAACATATATCTTACtctaataaatataaaaataaaaaatccagTTTATATATTTAagtcgtttttttatttataaaaacttAAAACCAAGTATGCATAAAGCATGTAGCACACTGTACCATTGTCACACACAGGTGCACGATCGATTAGTGTACGAGAGTCGCATGAAGATGgatttctctctttctattcGCTAGTGTCATCGCAGGTTCTTTCATTCTCGCACTTTATCATCGAACGTGCGACAGGACATCTGTTGGTAAGAGCTATCGTATTGGTATCAACCTCTAGaaaaatagagaaagagagagtgagagagaaagagggagagtAGATCGATAGAATTTGTTCTTCTCTGTCGATAAAAGTGCAATGTGTGAGTCGATCTCGcagtacaaataaataatgacGCCATTTCGTTATCGAGCTGTCCTTCCGAGCATGCGGATCAGTTTGCAACAGGCTTGACTGTCGCTAGATCAGCGCTTGAATGCCGGATCTGTATTGTTTCtgtattttaaattgaagAATAGAACGCAAGagaaatatatatataaaaattattcaaatttcgcCTGATTTTTTCTACTCATAATCATTATTTATCTATTGATGGTTATCCGAAATCGTTATCTATGACATTAAATTTTGTGATCGACTGCATGGGTAAGATCTACTGAAAGAAATATGTATCCCCTTTTTCATAACTTCTTAGGGAAATCCAATTTTTGACTCCGAAAGAAACGACCTTTTGAAACAGACAGCTGCTCCGTTTCGTGTACCAGGAGAGAATCCGACAAAGGAGCTCACAAAATTCGATCctccgattttttttccgttcgCATACTTCCTCGTTGGTTGAgaaaaaatcctccaaaaaGTACCAGCCGAACGATCTTCGAcaccaggagagcatccatCCAAGGAGGTATGCTCCCGATCAAAAACATCCGGCCCGATCCCAACTGGTCGAAGGAAAAAAGTGCTCCCGAAAACAACCAGTTTTTCGATTCTCGTTACCAGGAGAGCATGCATTTCAGGAGGTATCATTTCGATCTCGAAACTGCCCCGACCAGACGAGCAAAATTTCTCCGAAAAGTACCAGGTTTTCGATTCTCGCtaccaggagagcatccacCAAGGAGGTTGTACTATTTTCAATGGAGATCATCCAGCACGTTAGGCAAATTTAGGGGAAACATCGTTCATCTCTTTCGCGCACTTGCAATGCGCCATCCACCTTGTTAGTATTTTATATAGCGGTCTCTTTTCGGCATAGTGTATAGGGGCGCCCAATACTCAAGCATGATCTTCTACTACAGTGTATGTCGTAATTGTATGGTCGCTCGTACTTTacagattttgttttgatattgCAATTGAAATTTTACTGCTTTTGGTCGTTACATTGCCTTAAAAAGAGTCTTAATATTCCCTTGACAGTAACCAGTAATTCTTCAAGTTTTATTCGCGATGTCAAACGAAAGCGCCGATCAAACTCAAAACACAACAATGTCAACACtgtggttttttattattttttatttatttatttattaattactaCAGAcagatgccgtattgtcaggtttatttttatcttaaaataaaaattaatgaaaaatattatacGTACACTCAAACATTTTTGCATTATCTGCACCGACAAATGTATAATTTGcccctttttctttgtttttgtgccaggcaatatttacaaaaaaaggataGAATCGAAAGCCTCCTCATACCGCTATCTATTTCTGAAATGGATAAAATATGAGTATCTATGAAGAACTGATAAAACGAGTAGCAAAAACTGTTAAAGGTCCTTGTTCGCAAATCATCAGTACCAATTAAGCCATCGTAAGACAGCGGCACCTGCCATAATCATTCGATAAAAGTATTTTCTGGGAAACGAGAAGGAAGTAGAGCAGTTTTGTAAACACCTTTAATCCTGATAATTTGGTTCCTTAGAAATTTGTGAAACAGGTTTACCATTCTTTTCAGTGTCCAGGGCAATGTTTTGAATCCTTCGCGAAACACCCACCCAAAAGGGTAGAAGGATGATCGGAACTGTCCTCAGCTGTCCAATGAAGGTTCTCGTGGTTCTGCGATTCTTCGGTAgccaaaaaaaattattgagcCTGTGTGACAATAGCATACCGGACGTGAAGTTTTGAATCGACCCCTGCAATAGCAAACAGAATTATTGTAACATAAATCCGATTGGTCAGTACTATATCCTATCACATGTTGGCATCACAGGCCAACAAGGTGTCTGTTCATTAGATACTCACAACGACTCATGTGTGAAAGATTTTGAATCGATCATCCTTTGCGTCATCGGTTCACCAGCGGCGGATCTCGTTACTGATTTGTTTTCGTAGTAACAGTAATATACTCCACTACTAGCTTCAATACAATTTTCTGTAAATATGAGATACGTGGAAATATGTTTCAGCCCCGGTATGGTCATGTGCGCCAGAACTTTATCGTGCACAGGATGGAGCTATACCTACGGTTCCAAATACTGACCATCGTAATAAAGATTTCACTGTGCCGATTGCTGGAAAGGAACCTGATGTTGGTTTCTGCAAGAACACCTCTTTGCATGTTAGTTGGTAAGGTAGAgcctgtaaaacaaaaaacagtaaTGAACAGCCTTTGTTTGTTGTCCTGTTTCTTGTGAAACTTACATCAATCGGGGAAACCTTTCTGCTTCCCGCACCGTACGCTTTCCCCAACCAACCCTTCCGTAAATGCATGACACCGGATCTTTCGGGTGGATGTAATGGTCGTTTGTATACTTTGCACGTAATCGTCGGCATCAATCGACGAGACTTATCAAGCAGTAGTCTTCTGTGCACCGATAtctggaaacaaaacaaaaaaaaacctcaaaacgGTCAAATTCAGGTTGCAATTTGTTTGGAACAAGAGGTTCAGGCACAGTATAGTACAGCAATGAAGTGTTCTATCGTTCCGGTCGGATTCCAACCATTCGTTAGCACTGCAGAAGAATCTTCCAGTGTGATTTATGCAGCAATCGGTATGCAGTATGGTGATATAAGGGAGGTGAGGAAGGAACGGTGTTTTACGGTTTCGTCAGAGAATGTTTTCACGCATGTTGAATTATTTGGTCTTAAATGCAGCACCAACCTTCGTTAGcagcaattgaaacaaaaacttaCGGGCATTGTGATGATGCCGTACCGCGGGAAGACGCCGCTTGTTTGCTTCCGAAGTTTCCTCATCCAGGATGCACCTGTGATAAATCATCCGATTTATTCTTCACTGACGCATCACATATGCTTTTTACTGgaaattttattgtttgcaaCATATTTTCTCCACAATCTCTCGATGTAAACATCCACTTTGATCACAGCACTGAGCCGTATGACAGCGGCGAGTACGAAGGACGAAAGCAAACTGCGAAGAAATGTGTTCGAAGTAGCCATGTCGCTACACAaatgatcacacacacacacacacacaaccgcatTTGACGGTTGAAAAAGCCATTACACACGCACCCATTCAAAGTTCTTGCAGTTACAGCGATGCTccgggaaaaaaacattttagcTAAACCAGCCACTGCAGCAAGGTTGGATTCTGGTAATTACACTCAAAATTGTACATGTGTTGGCCGCAACCCTCCCCAAAACATTTGATACAAAATTACTAGAAAATAACAGCATGAACCGGTAAATTTCAAAACGTGTTGCGAAACTCCGAAAAGACACATGCGCCGTAGAACAGACTGAACGTCAACATTCGTATAACATCCGTAACATAAACAATCTACGCGACAACAACATCAGCTGATAAGCGCAATACGAAAATTATCACTTGCAGTAATCCTCTTTCGCGTAATCTTTGCTGGCATCCGAGATCATTTACATGTATTCTTTGCTGGGCAAACGAACCGCACAAGTACTGTGGCAATCATCAAGTTACAGTAATATTAGAACGATGGCCACTCGAACGCCAGCCCGTATTGCCGTTGCGCAAATGCGCTCCACAAACGATAAGCAGCACAACTTTGCCCAGATCCAAACTATCACGGAGCGGGCCAAGGCGGAAGATGTTCAGGTTGGTATATTACCCTTGTTTTTCCTCCATTCACTA from Anopheles stephensi strain Indian chromosome 2, UCI_ANSTEP_V1.0, whole genome shotgun sequence includes the following:
- the LOC118507175 gene encoding uncharacterized protein LOC118507175 isoform X1; translation: MIYHRCILDEETSEANKRRLPAVRHHHNARKFLFQLLLTKISVHRRLLLDKSRRLMPTITCKVYKRPLHPPERSGVMHLRKGWLGKAYGAGSRKVSPIDALPYQLTCKEVFLQKPTSGSFPAIGTVKSLLRWSVFGTVENCIEASSGVYYCYYENKSVTRSAAGEPMTQRMIDSKSFTHESLGRFKTSRPVCYCHTGSIIFFGYRRIAEPREPSLDS
- the LOC118507175 gene encoding uncharacterized protein LOC118507175 isoform X2, which encodes MRKLRKQTSGVFPRYGIITMPISVHRRLLLDKSRRLMPTITCKVYKRPLHPPERSGVMHLRKGWLGKAYGAGSRKVSPIDALPYQLTCKEVFLQKPTSGSFPAIGTVKSLLRWSVFGTVENCIEASSGVYYCYYENKSVTRSAAGEPMTQRMIDSKSFTHESLGRFKTSRPVCYCHTGSIIFFGYRRIAEPREPSLDS